GGCACGCCGGGTCGGCGTTGAGGTCGTCGATGACGGCCTCGAGCTTCTCCTGCGAGATGTCGGCGGGCAGGTCGCGCCGGATCGAGTTGACGCCGATCTTCGCGCTGTCCGCGTGCTTCATCTTCACGTACGAGTGCGAGCCGGGGTCGTCACCGACCAGCACCGTGCCCAGCCCGGGGACCACACCCCGCTCGGCGAGCGCCGCCACCCGCGGGCGCAGCTCCGCGAAAATGGCGTCCTTCGTGGCCTTGCCGTCCAGAATCTTCGCCGTCACGGTGACCATTCTCGCAAAGCACCGTCCACACCCGGACCTCGCCCGGGGCGCACACGCAGCGTGCTCGCCGCACCACCCGATCGGCCCGGCGCGTCGTGGCCGGACGCGCAGGGCCACCGGACGTAGACTCCTGGTCACCCCAACGCCGGAGCCCAGTCCCAGCCCGCACGGGTGTGTGATCTTGAGCATCGTGCGTCGACCGAGGTCAGACCGCCCCTGAGTGGCAAAAGACCTATGCGGGGTGCGTTCGCGCGCGCGAACAGTCAAAATGTTCCCGTGGCACAACCGACGACGCAGCTGAACGCGACCGAGCAGGACACACTGGTCAAGCAGATCGGACTCGCCCTGCTGCGCGCAGCACCACGCGACTGGCGCAAGGTCACGGTGGAGTATCGGGCCGTCGGCCGCTACCACGAGCTGACGGGCGAGATCCGCACCGAAGACGGCACCGGGCAGGAGTGGGTCGCCACCCACGACATCGCGACGCTCTTCGGCCGGCTGCGCGCGGGCATGTACCGCGACGGCCGCGGCACGTGGTTCAACGCGCGCTACCAGCTCGACCACCCGTCCAGCTACAACCTCGAGTACAACCGCGAGGAGCCCACGTGGCACCTTGCGCCGCCGCCCCAGGCGTACCAGGACGAGCTGCGCATGTTCCCCCGGACAGAGGAGAACGTGCCGGAGTGGCTGATCCGGCGCCTGTCCGGCCTCGGCCCCGAGCAGCCCGGCCCGCACTTCCGCATCGCGCGGATCTTCGACACGATCGGCCCCGCCGGGCGCCCGGTCATCAACCGGCCCGACCTCGACGTCGCCGAGCAGGACCGCCTGCTCGACTACCTCGATCACGCGCCCGTGGTGGTGCAGGACCGCGGCTACGACATCGACCGCCTCGCGCAGACGCCCGAGGCGACCGTGCCCGTGGCCTTCCACAGCGACGGGCAGTGGATCTGGCCCGCGGCCGTGAACTTCTACCTGCGTCAGTACGGCGTCTCGCCCGAGCCCGACCTGGTGGAGCACATCCGGTCCAACGGCTTCCAGCTGCCGCAGGTCGACGACGGCGCGCTGCAGGGCGCCGCCGCGTACCTCACGCGGGGCAGCCAGCAGCAGCGTCCGGGCCCGCCGCCGCAACAGCAGCAACCGCAGCAGCAGCCCATGCCGCCCGCTCCCCCGGCCGCGCAGGCGCCGCAGGCCCCGGCTCCCGAAGCCGCTGCGCCGGCGCCGGTCGACGTGCCGCTCGCCGTGCACACGCCCCCCGCCGAGCCGGATGCGCCGGCCGAACCGCCGTTCGAGCAGGTCTTCGACGGGCCCGGCCCGCAGCACGAGGACGGCCCGGGCTTCGAGAACGAGCAGTACCAGGACGAGCGCTACGACGAGTTCGGCGACCGCTTCGCCGGCGAGGACCACTTCGAGGACCAGCAGCACGCGGACTTCGAGACGGCCCACGACCAGGCGCCCAGCGGCGCCGGGTCTAACGCGGGCGCGGTGCCGAACGGGGCCGGGGCCGACAACCCGACGCCGGTGGCCGAGCGGACCGCGATGTACGCGCCCGTGGACCCGAACACCGCACCGCCGGCGCACGAAGAGCAGCAACGCACGGCGATGTACGCGCCCGTCGACCCCAGCGCCGCTCCGCCGCAGCAGCACGACGAGCAGCGGACGGCCCTGTACGCACCGGTCGACCCGAACTCCGCCCCGCCGGAGGAGGACGCCGAGCAGACCGCGCTGTACGCGCCCGTCGACGCCGTCGGAGCCGAGCAGCCGCTCGAGGAAGAGCCGGTGCTGTTCACCCACACTGATGAACCTTCGCGCCATGAAGAGCCGGCCGAGCAGCACACCGCGCTGTACGCCCCGGCCGACCGCGGCGCCGAGCAGTACGAAGACACCGAGCAGTACGAAAACGCCGAGCCGTTCGAGGACGCGCAGTCGTTCGAGGGTGGCCAGCCGCTCGAGAATACGCAGACGTTCGAGAACAGCCAGTCGTTCGAGAACGGTCAGCACTTCGAAGCCGGCCAGTACGACCAGGCGGGCCAGTACCAGGACGAGCAGTACGAGGACGACGAGCACTACGAGGAGCAGCCGTACGGCGAGTCCCAGTACGGCGACCAGCCGCGCGACAGCGGCGGCCCCGCCGGCCGGGAACCGGACTTCGACTCGGGCCCGCCGACCACGATGATCACGCCCGACGAGGGTGTGCCGGGTGTCCTGCCGGTGCCCGAGCTGCCGATGGCCCCGCGCGCCGGCGTCCGGCCGGAACCGGCCGCCGCACGGCAGGCCCCGCAGCGGCAGCCCCAGCAGCCGCCGAGACGGCCGCGCCGCGAGCTGCCGGCCGAACCCGCGCTGGCGAAGCTGCAGACGCGGCTCGACGAGCTGGACGTGCCGGACGCCGCCTACCAGCTGGGCACGCCGACCGAACGCGGCTGGACCGTGGAGCAGGTGGACGAGGGCTGGCGCGTCGGCTGGTACGACGGCGAGCTGATCAACCCGGCCGTGTTCGGCGACTCCGACGACGCCGCCGCGTTCATGCTCGGCAAGGTCCTGCTGCACCCCGACGGCCACGAGCCCGCCGAGGAGCAGCCGCCCGCGCCGCCGGCAGAGCCCGTGGCCGAAGCCCCGAAGCCGCCGGTGGTGGCGACGCTTTCGCCGGAGGTCGCCACGGGTTCGTTCCCGGTGCGCCCGCGCGAGGCCGTGCCGCCGCAGGAGCAGACGGCGTTCACCTCGGCCGAGGAGCTGCTGGGCGACGAGCCCGAGGCCGAAGAGCCGCCGCAGCGTCAGGTCCCCCCGCCCCCGCAGCCGCCGACTCAGGTGACCCCGCCGGTTCAGCCGCTGCAGCGCCGGGAGCCGCCGATGCCGCCCGCGCCCCCCGTGGGTGGTGGGCTGGGCCTGCCGACCGGGCCCGGAGTGCCGCCGGGTGCTCCCGTCGGTGGACCGGGTGGGCCCGGTGGGCCTGGCGGTCTTGGGCTCGGTGGCCCCACCGGTCCTGGTGGGCCCGGTGGACCGGGTGCGCCCGTCGCGCCGCCGCGTCGGGAAGAGCCGGGACGGGCCAACGGAGCGCCGCGTGCCGCCTCCGGTGGTGGCGGCAACAACCAGTGGCCGATCGGGCCGTTGTCGGGTGAACCGCCGCTGACGTTGTTCCGCGGCAAGGAAATGCGGGAGCTGCCAGCGGGCAGCGAGCTCGACCGCTTCGGCGGCCCGAACGGCAACCTGACCTATGCCGCGGGCACGCCGTTCGAGGAGCGTTCGCTGGTACCGGAGTGGGTGAACCGGCCGTATCACGTGTACCGCGTGCAGCGCCCGCTCGAGACGCTCGCCGGCGTCGCGATCCCGTGGTTCAACCAGCCCGGCGGGGGTTCGGCGTACCTGCTGCCCGCCTCGATCGAGGAACTGCTGGCCGAAGGCGACCTGCTCGAACTGGAGCCGGGCGAACCGCCGATCGACTGAGTTGCTTGCCGAAGGGGGCGGGGCCTGCGGGTCCCGCCCCCTTTCTCACGTGCCGCGGGTGCCGGGGTGCTTAACGCCGACCGGGAAGTACTCGGGATCGCCGGCCGGCCGCAGGACAACCTCGTCGTCGGGCTGCACACGACCATCATGTGCCGGTGCGCGGGCAGGCGGCCGGTTCGTGACCGGTTTTACTTGACGATGAGGCCGTGGGCGGCGGCGAACCCGATGGCCGTCTCGACGTCGACGTAGGCGCCGCGCAGGTCGGCCTGCACGAGGGCGTTGGCGTCGAGCCGGGTGCCGCGCAGGTCGGCACCGGGGAGCTTGGCGCCGAGGAGGCGGGCGCCGGTGAGGTCGGAGTCGCGCAGGTCGGAGCCGGTCAGGTCGGCCTCGGTGAGGTTGACCTCGCGCATGCGCAGGCCGGACAGGTGCAGCTTGCGCAGCCGGCCGCGGGCGAGTGAGGCCAGCGACAGGTCGCACTCCGTGAGCGCGATGCCGAGGAACCGGCAGTCCACAAAGGACGAACCGAGCAGCGAGCACGACGACCACCGGCTGTCGGCGAGCACCGCGCGGTCGAACGTGCAGCTGCGGAAGGCCGACGCGTCGTGGCGCGAGCCGGCGAGGTCGGCCTTGGTGAAGTCGCAGTTGTCGAACGTGCAGCCGCGCGTGCGCAGGTCACGCAGGTCGGCCTCGGTGAAGTCGCAGCCCGTGAACTGGCGCTTTTCCCACCACTGCCCGGAAAGTACGGCGTCGCGGTAGTCCTCACCGGTCTCGATCACCTCGACAGGATGTCACACGGCTTCAGCGGGCCTGGCGCATGGCGTCCGCGCCGGGCCCGCGGCGGTCACCGGAAGTCCCGCGACTTCGCCCTGATCCGCAGGGGCAGGGGCTCCAGCTTCTGAGCCCGCACGCTCGCCACGCCGTCGGCCTTTTCGACGACGCCGCGGACCAGCAGAGCGGTGCTGGAGCGCGCGACGCGGTGGAAGCGTTGCCAGAGGCCGAGGGTGCAGACGACGTTGACCATGCCCGTCTCGTCTTCGAGGTTGATGAAGGTGACGCCGCCGGCGGTGGCGGGGCGCTGGCGGTGCGTGACGGCACCGCCGACGAGGACGCGGGCGCCGTCGGGCTGGTCGAGCAGGCGGGCGGCTGGGACGACGCCCAGGGTGTCGAGGTGGTCGCGCACGAACTCCGTCGGGTAGCTGTCCGGCGAGAGGCCCGTGGCCCAAACGTCGGCGGCGGCGAGGTCGAGCTCGTCCATGCCCGGCAGAGTCGGGGCGTCGACGCCGGGCGCCGTGCCGGGCAGCTTCTCCGGGCGGTCCTGCGCGACGGCGCCCGCGGACCACAGGGCCTGCCGGCGGTCGCCGCCGAAGCAGCTGAAGGCGCCGGCGGTGGCGAGGGCCTCCAGCTGCGGCGCGGTGAGCCGCACGCGGCGGGCGAGGTCGGACATGCTCGCGAACTCCCCGTGTGACCGCTCGGCCACGATCTTCTCCGCCAACTCGTCGCCGATCAGCCGCACGGTGCCGAGGCCACCGCGGACCGCGTGAAGTTTTCCGTTGTCCGGCAACGGTTCCAGCGTCGCGTGTGCCACGCTGCGGTTGATGTCGGGGCCGAGCACCGTGACGCCGTGGCGCCGCGCGTCGGCCACCAAAGACTGCGGTGAGTAGAACCCCATCGGCTGCGCGCGCAGCAGCCCCGCGCAGAACGCGTCCGGGTGGTAGTACTTGAAATACGCGCTCGCGAACACCAGGTACGCGAAGCTCAGCGCGTGGCTCTCCGGGAAGCCGAAGTTCGCGAACGCCTTGAGCTTCAGGAAGATCTTCTCCGCGAGCTCCAGCTCCAGACCGTTGGCGGTGGCGCCGTCGAGGAACCGCCGGCGCAGCAGCTCCATCTTCCGCTCGGAGCGCTTGGACCCCATCGCGTGGCGCAGCTGGTCGGCCTCCGCCGCGGTGAAGTTCGCGACGTCGAGCGCGATCTGCATCAGCTGCTCCTGGAACAGCGGCACGCCTTTGGTCTTGTGCAACGCGTTCTTCAGCAGCGGGTGGTCGTACTCCCACTCCTCGCGCTTCTGCTTGCGCCGGATGTACGGGTGCACGGAGCCGCCCTGGATCGGCCCGGGACGGATGAGCGCGACCTCCACGGCCAGGTCGTAGAACTCCTCCGGCCGCAGCCGCGGCAGCGTGGCCAGCTGCGCGCGGCTCTCCACCTGGAACACGCCGATCGCGTCGGCGCGGCAGAGCATCCGGTAGATGTTCTGGTCCTTCAGATCCAGGTCGGCCAGGTCGATCTTCTCGTGCTTGTACTCCTCGACGAGGTCGAGCATGTAGTGCAGCGCCGACAACATGCCCAGGCCCAGCAGGTCGAACTTCACCAGCCCGGCCGCGGCGCAGTCCTCCTTCTCCCACTGCACCACGCTGCGGTTCTCCATCCGCGCCCACTCCACGGGCACGACCTGGCTCACCGGCTCCTGGCAGATCACCATGCCGCCGGAGTGGATCCCGAGGTGGCGTGGAAAGTCCTCGAGCGCGAACGCGAGCTGCACGACGTCGTCGGGGATGTCGTGGTCGTGGTCCTTTTCGGTGCTGCGCAGCGCTCCCCAGCGGTCGATCTGCTTGCTCCACGCATCCTGCTGGCCGGGTGAGTAGCCGAGCGCGCGGGCGGCGTCGCGGATCGCGGAGCGGGCGCGGTAGGTGATCACGTTGGCGACCTGTGCGGTGTTGAGGCGGCCGTGTTTGGCGAAGACGTACTGGATGGCCTCTTCGCGGCGGTCGGACTCGATGTCGAGGTCGATGTCGGGGTAACCGTCGCGGTCGGGGGCGAGGAAGCGTTCGAAGAGCAGCTTGTACTTCACCGGGTCGACCTTGGTGATGCCCAGCGCGTAGCAGACGGCGGAGTTGGCGGCCGAGCCCCGGCCCTGGCAGAGGATGGTGTTGTCGCGGCAGAAGCGCACGATGTCCCAGACGATCAGGAAGTAACCGGGGAAGCCCAGGTCTTCGATGATCTTCAGCTCGTGCTCGATCTGGGCGTACCCGGCGGTTTCGTCTTCCTTGCCGAGGTATCGCTCTGCGGCGCCCTTCATCGTGAGCTCGCGCAGATATGTCGTCTCGGTGTGGCCCTCGGGCACGTCGAACGGTGGCAGCTCGGGCGCGAGGAGTTCCAGCTTGAACGAGCATTCCACGCCCAGCAGCGCCGAGCGCTGCACTGCGCCGGGGTAACGCCGGAAACGCTCGGCCATTTCCGTGCCGGAACGCAGGAAGGCGGCGCCGTCGCTGGGCAGCCAGCCTTCGAGGTCGTCGATGCTGCGGCGCGCGCGGATCGCGGCGACGGCGTCGGCGAGGCGGCCGCGTTCGGGGCGGGCGTAGTGCGCGGCGGTGGTGGCGACGGTGGGCAGGCCGAAGTCGTTCGCCAGGTCGGCGAGGAGGTCGTTGTGGGTGCTGTCGAGGGGCTGGCCGTGGTCGAAGAGCTCGACGTAGACGTTGTCGCGGCCGAAGAGCTCCACCAGTTTTCTCAGCTGCGTGGCCGCGGCGGCCGGGCCTTCGCTCAGCAGCGCTTGCCGGACGGAGCCCTTGCGGCAGCCGGTGAGCACGGCGCACTGGCCGGTGACTTCCTCGGCGACGGCGCGCAGATCGTAGACGGGACGGCCCTTTTCGGCCTGCTCCCGGTCCGGGGTGTCGTCACCACGCAGCTGGCCGGCGGTGATGGCGCGGCAGAGGCTGCGGTAGCCGTCGTCGCCGCGCGCGAGCAGGAGCAGGTGCTCGCCTTCGGGGTCGGCGACGCCGTTCTGCGGGGCGGAGAGGCCGAAGCTCAGCTCGGTGCCGAAGACTGTGGCGACGCCCAGCTCCTTCGCGGCTTCGGCGAAGCGGACGACGCCGTACATGCCGTCGTGGTCGGTGAGCGCGATGGCGTCGAGGCCGAGCCGCGCGGCCTCCTCCACGAGCTCCTCGGGGTGGCTGGCGCCGTCGAGGAAGCTGAAGTTGGAGTGGCAGTGCAGCTCGGCGTAGGGCACGCGCGGCCCGGACTCCACCTCGCTACGCGGCGGCGGCACGTCGGCGGGGCGGCGGTAGACGTCGCGCTTTCGGCCCCACGCCGGGCTGTCGCCGTGGTCGCCGGGCGGCACGCCACCGTCGCCGGACAGGGCTCGCGCGAGGTCCTGCCAGGGCACGGGCGGGTTGTTCCAGCCCATCTAGTCGTTTTCGGGGGAACTGCGGGGCCCCGGGATGAGCGGGGGTTCGCGGCGCACGTAGGTGGTTTCGGTTTCGTCGTCCATCAGTCGTAGATCCCTTCCACTGTCCACACAGGATTTTCGGTGCCGGAGCACAGGACGAGCACGGCTTCGTCGGCGTTGTCTTGTCCGGCGGCGGCCAGGAGCAGCTGCAGGCGGGCCTGTTGCGGCGTGGCCGCGCGACGGCTGGCCGCGACGGGCCACGGGCCGGCCCAGTCGAGGACCGTCCGCGGCGGGCCGCCCGTCACGCTCAGCCGGCACGGCGGCGCCGTGAGCTGCTTGCGGCTGGTGATGCCCACGGGCACGCCCTGCTCGTCGACGATCCGCACCGGCACGGGTTGTTCGAGCACCGTCGCGGGTGACGGCGCCGGCAGGCGGCCCGGCCACGTGGCGTCCGGTGGCGAGACGGGCTCGCGCGGGTCGCCCCACGGGATGAGGCGGACGCGGCCGGCGGGGTCGCGGCCGCCGTCGAGGATCGGGGTGACGACGCCTTCGGGGCCGAGCAGGCCCTGCACGCGCACGAAGGCGCGGGCGGCGCGTTCGGTGGTGAGCTCATCGTCCTCGCTACGGTTACCGCCGTGCCAGAGGCCGAGCTGCAGGGACTTGCCCTCGACCGTTTCCTCCGGCTCCAGCC
The sequence above is a segment of the Amycolatopsis sp. 2-15 genome. Coding sequences within it:
- a CDS encoding glycohydrolase toxin TNT-related protein (This protein contains a domain related to Tuberculosis Necrotizing Toxin, which is the C-terminal effector domain of outer membrane channel protein CpnT, and which has a lethal NAD+-glycohydrolase activity.): MRGAFARANSQNVPVAQPTTQLNATEQDTLVKQIGLALLRAAPRDWRKVTVEYRAVGRYHELTGEIRTEDGTGQEWVATHDIATLFGRLRAGMYRDGRGTWFNARYQLDHPSSYNLEYNREEPTWHLAPPPQAYQDELRMFPRTEENVPEWLIRRLSGLGPEQPGPHFRIARIFDTIGPAGRPVINRPDLDVAEQDRLLDYLDHAPVVVQDRGYDIDRLAQTPEATVPVAFHSDGQWIWPAAVNFYLRQYGVSPEPDLVEHIRSNGFQLPQVDDGALQGAAAYLTRGSQQQRPGPPPQQQQPQQQPMPPAPPAAQAPQAPAPEAAAPAPVDVPLAVHTPPAEPDAPAEPPFEQVFDGPGPQHEDGPGFENEQYQDERYDEFGDRFAGEDHFEDQQHADFETAHDQAPSGAGSNAGAVPNGAGADNPTPVAERTAMYAPVDPNTAPPAHEEQQRTAMYAPVDPSAAPPQQHDEQRTALYAPVDPNSAPPEEDAEQTALYAPVDAVGAEQPLEEEPVLFTHTDEPSRHEEPAEQHTALYAPADRGAEQYEDTEQYENAEPFEDAQSFEGGQPLENTQTFENSQSFENGQHFEAGQYDQAGQYQDEQYEDDEHYEEQPYGESQYGDQPRDSGGPAGREPDFDSGPPTTMITPDEGVPGVLPVPELPMAPRAGVRPEPAAARQAPQRQPQQPPRRPRRELPAEPALAKLQTRLDELDVPDAAYQLGTPTERGWTVEQVDEGWRVGWYDGELINPAVFGDSDDAAAFMLGKVLLHPDGHEPAEEQPPAPPAEPVAEAPKPPVVATLSPEVATGSFPVRPREAVPPQEQTAFTSAEELLGDEPEAEEPPQRQVPPPPQPPTQVTPPVQPLQRREPPMPPAPPVGGGLGLPTGPGVPPGAPVGGPGGPGGPGGLGLGGPTGPGGPGGPGAPVAPPRREEPGRANGAPRAASGGGGNNQWPIGPLSGEPPLTLFRGKEMRELPAGSELDRFGGPNGNLTYAAGTPFEERSLVPEWVNRPYHVYRVQRPLETLAGVAIPWFNQPGGGSAYLLPASIEELLAEGDLLELEPGEPPID
- a CDS encoding error-prone DNA polymerase — its product is MGWNNPPVPWQDLARALSGDGGVPPGDHGDSPAWGRKRDVYRRPADVPPPRSEVESGPRVPYAELHCHSNFSFLDGASHPEELVEEAARLGLDAIALTDHDGMYGVVRFAEAAKELGVATVFGTELSFGLSAPQNGVADPEGEHLLLLARGDDGYRSLCRAITAGQLRGDDTPDREQAEKGRPVYDLRAVAEEVTGQCAVLTGCRKGSVRQALLSEGPAAAATQLRKLVELFGRDNVYVELFDHGQPLDSTHNDLLADLANDFGLPTVATTAAHYARPERGRLADAVAAIRARRSIDDLEGWLPSDGAAFLRSGTEMAERFRRYPGAVQRSALLGVECSFKLELLAPELPPFDVPEGHTETTYLRELTMKGAAERYLGKEDETAGYAQIEHELKIIEDLGFPGYFLIVWDIVRFCRDNTILCQGRGSAANSAVCYALGITKVDPVKYKLLFERFLAPDRDGYPDIDLDIESDRREEAIQYVFAKHGRLNTAQVANVITYRARSAIRDAARALGYSPGQQDAWSKQIDRWGALRSTEKDHDHDIPDDVVQLAFALEDFPRHLGIHSGGMVICQEPVSQVVPVEWARMENRSVVQWEKEDCAAAGLVKFDLLGLGMLSALHYMLDLVEEYKHEKIDLADLDLKDQNIYRMLCRADAIGVFQVESRAQLATLPRLRPEEFYDLAVEVALIRPGPIQGGSVHPYIRRKQKREEWEYDHPLLKNALHKTKGVPLFQEQLMQIALDVANFTAAEADQLRHAMGSKRSERKMELLRRRFLDGATANGLELELAEKIFLKLKAFANFGFPESHALSFAYLVFASAYFKYYHPDAFCAGLLRAQPMGFYSPQSLVADARRHGVTVLGPDINRSVAHATLEPLPDNGKLHAVRGGLGTVRLIGDELAEKIVAERSHGEFASMSDLARRVRLTAPQLEALATAGAFSCFGGDRRQALWSAGAVAQDRPEKLPGTAPGVDAPTLPGMDELDLAAADVWATGLSPDSYPTEFVRDHLDTLGVVPAARLLDQPDGARVLVGGAVTHRQRPATAGGVTFINLEDETGMVNVVCTLGLWQRFHRVARSSTALLVRGVVEKADGVASVRAQKLEPLPLRIRAKSRDFR
- a CDS encoding pentapeptide repeat-containing protein, with product MIETGEDYRDAVLSGQWWEKRQFTGCDFTEADLRDLRTRGCTFDNCDFTKADLAGSRHDASAFRSCTFDRAVLADSRWSSCSLLGSSFVDCRFLGIALTECDLSLASLARGRLRKLHLSGLRMREVNLTEADLTGSDLRDSDLTGARLLGAKLPGADLRGTRLDANALVQADLRGAYVDVETAIGFAAAHGLIVK